A genomic stretch from Qipengyuania pelagi includes:
- a CDS encoding RHS repeat-associated core domain-containing protein — MQLPTGYDARGNLTSSGSDAFGYSSENFLTSYSHATGSGSLVYDPIGRLYRYTGPSTDTRFAYDGVDMIAEYNGANQMMRRYVHGPGIDNPLVWYEGAGTGDRRYLHTDERGSVTAVSNASGALLGINSYDEYGIPGGAGLGRFRYTGQTWLPELGLYYYKARMYSPTLGRFMQTDPIGYADGMNMYNYVGGDPVNFTDPFGLCENEISWTIMIPTGSLDDDGRITVSFRKETYSQCINNTGIPLPGPIASLVQTLADTASNLSKLTAIEGISFVCSLKREGGETKSGPTYGDKPKEGKGKVLSGLPGGKSAAVAHFLALNLRNGGIVTPGGKAKNALLTSSAGFTLRQNSGENFSIDIEAGALEDAKYENVHFNPVDGC, encoded by the coding sequence ATGCAGCTTCCAACGGGCTATGACGCGCGAGGCAATCTGACGAGCTCGGGCAGCGACGCGTTTGGCTATTCGAGCGAGAACTTCCTGACGAGCTATTCGCATGCGACAGGATCGGGATCGCTGGTCTACGATCCGATCGGGCGGCTCTATCGCTATACCGGCCCGTCGACAGACACCCGCTTCGCCTATGACGGGGTGGACATGATCGCCGAATATAACGGCGCCAACCAGATGATGCGCCGCTACGTCCACGGACCCGGCATCGACAATCCACTGGTCTGGTACGAAGGCGCGGGCACAGGCGATCGCCGCTACCTCCACACCGACGAGCGCGGCTCGGTCACCGCCGTCTCGAACGCCTCGGGCGCACTGCTCGGCATCAACAGCTACGACGAATACGGCATTCCGGGCGGCGCGGGACTGGGCCGGTTCCGCTATACGGGACAGACCTGGTTGCCGGAGCTCGGCCTCTACTATTACAAAGCCCGTATGTACTCGCCCACCCTCGGCCGGTTCATGCAGACCGACCCGATCGGCTACGCCGATGGCATGAACATGTACAATTACGTCGGTGGGGATCCGGTGAACTTTACGGATCCATTTGGTTTGTGCGAAAACGAGATTTCTTGGACTATTATGATTCCGACGGGTTCGTTAGACGATGATGGAAGAATCACCGTCTCATTTCGGAAAGAAACTTACAGTCAATGCATTAACAACACCGGCATTCCGCTACCAGGTCCGATCGCGAGCCTCGTGCAGACACTTGCAGATACCGCATCAAACCTCTCAAAGCTTACAGCGATTGAGGGAATCAGTTTTGTCTGTTCGTTAAAAAGAGAAGGGGGAGAAACCAAGTCCGGACCAACTTATGGCGACAAGCCTAAAGAAGGAAAAGGTAAGGTGTTGAGTGGCCTCCCAGGAGGAAAATCCGCAGCGGTTGCGCACTTTCTCGCTCTCAACCTAAGGAATGGAGGAATAGTGACTCCTGGAGGAAAAGCCAAAAATGCATTGTTAACAAGTTCAGCGGGCTTCACTCTGCGTCAAAATAGCGGAGAAAATTTTAGCATAGATATCGAAGCAGGCGCGTTGGAAGATGCGAAATACGAGAATGTACACTTTAACCCTGTCGATGGATGTTGA
- a CDS encoding type IV secretion system protein VirB3, producing MAEQIRRDTLFTALTRPQMFAGVTYSFFVINAVIAVELFLIFRAWWVLLVALVVHGAGLLACLNEPRFFDLWITRMRTCPRVKNHDLWRCNSYRP from the coding sequence ATGGCTGAGCAGATACGTCGCGATACGCTGTTCACTGCGCTCACGCGGCCGCAGATGTTTGCGGGGGTGACCTACAGCTTCTTCGTCATCAACGCCGTGATCGCGGTCGAGCTGTTTTTGATCTTTCGCGCCTGGTGGGTGCTGCTGGTGGCGCTCGTGGTGCATGGGGCGGGCCTGCTCGCCTGCCTCAACGAGCCGCGCTTCTTCGACCTCTGGATCACGCGGATGCGCACGTGTCCGCGCGTGAAAAACCACGATCTCTGGCGATGCAATTCCTACCGCCCCTGA